One Onthophagus taurus isolate NC chromosome 11, IU_Otau_3.0, whole genome shotgun sequence genomic window carries:
- the LOC111422123 gene encoding E3 ubiquitin-protein ligase Ufd4 isoform X6: protein MADPDPETLLEWLSSGLGDERDMQLIALEQLCMLLLMSDNVDRCFESCPPRTFLPALCRIFLDEQAPENVLEVTARAITYYLDVSAECTRRIVAMDGAVRAICNRLVVAELASRTSKDLAEQCVKVLELICTREAGAVFEAGGLSCVLPFIRDNGNRVHKDTLHSAMAVVSRLCTKMEPGDVNLPTCVQALSTLLRHEDQHVADGALRCFASVADRFTRRGVDPAPLAQHGLVTELLTRLSNAAGPAVATGTQGTPGKATSTTSTAANLPSDPKATASSVSTIISLLSTLCRGSPSVTHDLLRSELPDSIEKSLKGDERCALDSMRLVDLLLVLLFEGRRALGKSGSSSSSGQLMPRIRRMDSVAEKSHRQLIDCIRSKDTDALIQAIEDGGVEVNFMDDVGQTLLNWASAFGTVEMVEYLCDRGADVNKGQRSSSLHYAACFGRPAIAKVLLRYGANPDLRDEDGKTPLDKARERVDEGHREVAAILQSPGEWMIPIDKDILRKSDIEPEDCLEPKGDPEMAPIYLRRLLPVFCATFQATMLPSVRKASLGLIKKMIHCIQPSLLEELCSPESSAPNFGTQLVEVIATVLDNEITYSWPTPAATRGVTLSVFVRTVRATFSHDRHIVHSSQPVTEDEDGHLVVLAIIQDLMLKAQDIFLDHFARLGIFSKVLSLTGPADVLESNEETEQASEQGKGRSTDTHTTDENRGEFLEKLQKARAAVRNTTNSQPILSKPGQTRLVVGNWSLTSRRDAELHIHNSDGQQQATILREDLPGFIFESNRGTKHSFTAETSLGPEFSTGWSNKRGKRLRSKMEATKQKVKYQAQAIYDQYFKAAQAQPRGVVAKLGNIVAQIERACQKQSSYGNNREGGNSWKEILRNALDELTQILQEDGVVSAYELHSSGLVQALLSMLSTSYWDQGLKSTKTNKHQKQRVQVFKKCFEDQNEPEHSPTSILVHKLISVLESIEKLPVFLYDTPGTGYSLQILTRRLRFRLEKAPGESSLIDRTGRGLKMEPLSTVAQLERYLLKMVAKQWYDYDRGTFQFLKKLRESKYQNFKHNHDFDENGLMYFIGTNGKTCSEWVNPAQYGLVVVTSSDGRNLPYGRVEDILSRDTSALNCHTNDDKRSWFSIDLGLFIIPSAYTLRHARGYGRSALRNWLFQMSRDGVTWTTLYTHTDDTSLNEPGSTSTWPIETTADEYQGWRHIRIQQCGKNASGQTHYLSLSGFEIYGQVTSVCDDLGKAAKEADAILKKQRKLLKAQMLKHITVGARVVRGMDWKWRDQDGNPPGEGTVTGELHSGWIDVTWDHGGSNSYRMGAEGKYDLKLAPGFDTDHCQKFKFKDKADKQSVLTSRKSSSTPSLPEATDTKASVASTEQAASADNLAAKQAAETIAESVLSVARAEAIVAVTSESQAANNDSELSVVVHPLRDPHHDLSAINNSISSDLATIVETLTLSETKPANFTYARRQQSCTEDTPNTSDQHKANLVSSNSSSNLNKPIHASRSKTSQVAAAAAQSFVEALDKIREGSDIFRNNANSLLSGVRISVTGNQEPTDEDGSKKLKNDTTAAPTTTTARAQSVDKDDTVTNNARNNSSNNCPIVVTNPMSVSVPNLTSSEAGNQIEPSSAAGLLETFAALARRRTLGSVSTTANPSNTTGNNTSTGGITTSTIQNNTNSSIYPRGPNSVSSLVRLALSSNFPGGLLSTAQSYPSLSSSNNATNQSCGIPTTAGAAQGLSQALTMSLTSTSSDSEQVSLEDFLESCRAPTLLAELDDDEDMGEDDENDDEENEDDVEYEEVMVSRNLLSFMDEEVYEPRPSKRRSWDDEYVLKRQFSALIPAFDPRPGRTNVNQTTDLEIPPPGQEEGGSSSDHELLPQPRLQLVLRGPNLPGIPDVEIELNEPTWTIFRAVQELVQLTELGSRQEKLRRIWEPTYIIVYREVKDDGTTEDEGRSTPVVTLFSRSGSSSVAGTTLSPSTPVPGTPSVSTCTVEDVLQLLRHLFVITTTKENVPYPDFNQILGEENVTVSPEEFTSKKITNKLLQQIQDPLVLSSSSLPTWCEELNHSCPFLFPFETRQLYFNCTAFGASRSIVWLQTQRDVTIERQRTPGLSPRRDDPHEFRVGRLKHERVKVPRGEQLLDWAMQVMRLHCDRKSILEVEFQGEEGTGLGPTLEFYALVAAELQRRDLCMWICDDDDEESSEEESLDDDGFDLGEGLKPPGYYVRRNTGLFPAPLPQNSEVCDKAVNYFWFLGVFLAKVLQDSRLVDLPLSKSFLKLMCHGEIQNTVHERIGFAGLKKSNDEDIMTSSLISEESEKELEFDPPKMIYSDEKRPWYSGILNQDDLHDIDPIRATFYKQIQELVKQKQRIMQDHNLTGEAKQHQIQNLCLNHHSSGAVLLEDLALTFSYSPSSNVFGFSAVELVPNGADIEVNIENVEEYAELTSDFTLDKGIARQLEAFYKGFSMVFPMEKLAAFSPDEMRVMLCGDQNPQWTREDLLNYTEPKLGYTKDSPGFLRFVNVLLEMSPEERKAFLQFTTGCSSLPPGGLANLYPRLTVVRKVDAGEGSYPSVNTCVHYLKLPDYPTEEILRQRLLAATKEKGFHLN from the exons TTGTCCACCGCGTACCTTCTTGCCTGCTCTTTGCCGCATTTTCCTAGATGAACAAGCCCCCGAAAACGTATTGGAAGTCACAGCTCGCGCCATCACATACTACTTAGATGTTTCAGCAGAATGCACCCGAAGAATTGTCGCAATGGATGGCGCGGTGAGAGCAATTTGCAACCGTTTGGTCGTTGCAGAATTAGCTTCCCGTACCAGTAAAGATCTCGCTGAACAATGCGTTAAAGTGCTCGAATTAATATGTACACGAGAAGCGGGGGCTGTATTTGAAGCTGGCGGACTTAGCTGTGTTTTGCCATTCATTCGAGATAACG gTAATCGTGTACACAAGGATACCTTACATTCTGCTATGGCTGTCGTATCGAGGCTTTGCACGAAAATGGAACCCGGCGACGTTAATTTACCGACGTGCGTTCAAGCTTTGAGCACGCTTTTAAGACACGAAGATCAACATGTCGCGGATGGAGCTTTGCGTTGTTTTGCTTCAGTTGCCGATAGATTTACTAGAAGAGGTGTTGATCCAGCTCCACTTGCCCAACATG GTTTAGTTACTGAATTATTAACTCGCCTATCAAATGCCGCCGGCCCAGCTGTAGCAACAGGAACACAAGGGACACCGGGAAAGGCAACGTCAACAACGAGTACCGCAGCGAACCTTCCAAGCGATCCAAAAGCAACCGCCTCAAGCGTTTCAACAATAATCAGCTTGTTATCGACTCTATGTCGAGGATCTCCCTCCGTTACACACGATTTATTAAGATCTGAATTACCAGATTCAAtagaaaaatctttaaaaggAGACGAACGGTGTGCTTTAGATTCAATGAGATTGGTCGACCTTCTTTTAGTATTACTCTTCGAAGGAAGACGAGCTTTAGGCAAATCCGGATCGTCATCCAGCTCCGGACAATTAATGCCTAGAATACGGCGAATGGATTCGGTGGCCGAAAAATCACACAGGCAACTCATCGATTGTATTCGATCAAAAGATACAGACGCTTTAATCCAGGCTATTGAAGATGGAGGagttgaggttaattttatggaCGATGTAGGGCAAACGTTATTAAATTGGGCGTCGGCTTTTGGAACAGTTGAAATGGTTGAGTATCTTTGCGATCGAGGAGCTGACGTTAATAAAGGTCAAAGAAGTTCTTCGCTTCATTACGCTGCGTGTTTTGGTCGACCGGCGATTGCCAAAGTTTTACTTCGATATGGGGCTAATCCAGATCTTCGGGATGAAGATGGAAAAACCCCACTGGATAAAGCAAGGGAAAGAGTTGATGAAGGTCATCGCGAGGTAGCTGCTATTTTACAATCACCCGGGGAGTGGATGATACCAATTGAtaaagatattttgagaaaatctGATATTGAACCGGAAGATTGTTTAGAACCGAAAGGTGATCCGGAGATGGCACCGATTTATTTAAGGAGGCTTTTGCCGGTGTTCTGTGCAACTTTTCAAGCGACCATGCTGCCGTCAGTGAGGAAAGCCAGTCTGGGACTTATAAAGAAGATGATCCACTGCATTCAACCCAGTTTACTTGAGGAATTATGCTCGCCCGAGTCCAGTGCTCCAAATTTTGGTACGCAACTCGTCGAAGTGATCGCTACAGTATTGGATAATGAG ATTACTTATAGTTGGCCAACTCCTGCTGCCACACGCGGAGTGACACTGAGCGTGTTTGTACGCACTGTTAGGGCTACTTTTTCGCATGACAGGCACATAGTACACTCGTCTCAGCCCGTGACG GAAGACGAAGACGGCCATTTAGTAGTATTAGCGATTATCCAAGATTTGATGTTAAAAGCTCAAGACATCTTTTTGGATCATTTCGCCCGTTTGGGTATATTCTCGAAAGTTTTAAGTCTGACTGGTCCCGCTGATGTGTTGGAAAGCAACGAAGAAACTGAACAAGCATCGGAACAAG GCAAGGGTCGGTCCACTGATACACATACAACAGACG aaaaccGTGGGGAATTCCTTGAAAAGCTTCAAAAAGCGAGAGCTGCCGTTAGAAACACCACAAATTCTCAACCGATTTTGTCAAAACCCGGTCAAACAAGATTGGTCGTTGGAAATTGGTCTTTGACGTCTCGCCGTGATGCAGAATTGCATATTCACAATTCAGACGGTCAACAACAAGCGACAATCTTACGAGAAGATCTACCgggatttatttttgaatcaaaCAGAGGGACAAAACATTCATTTACGGCCGAAACAAGTTTAGGTCCCGAATTTTCTACCGGTTGGTCAAATAAACGTGGAAAACGTTTACGTTCTAAAATGGAAGCTAcgaaacaaaaagttaaatatcaAGCCCAAGCTATTTatgatcaatattttaaagCTGCTCAAGCACAACCTCGTGGTGTTGTTGCAAAATTAGGAAACATTGTAGCCCAAATTGAAAGAGCTTGCCAAAAACAATCGTCTTACGGAAACAATCGAGAAGGCGGAAATTCATGGAAAGAAATTTTACGGAACGCTTTGGATGAGTTGACTCAAATCCTTCAAGAAGACGGTGTTGTTAGTGCTTATGAATTGCATTCATCCGGTTTAGTACAAGCTTTATTATCGATGTTATCCACGAGTTATTGGGATCAAGGTTTGAAATCGACGAAAACTAATAAACACCAAAAACAAAGAGTacaagtatttaaaaaatgttttgaagatCAAAATGAACCCGAACATAGCCCAACATCAATTTTAGTACATAAATTGATATCTGTTTTAGAAAGTATCGAAAAATTACCAGTTTTTCTTTATGATACTCCAGGAACGGGTTATAGTTTACAAATTCTTACGAGGCGGTTACGATTTCGGTTGGAAAAAGCACCTGGAGAAAGTTCGTTAATCGATCGAACGGGACGAGGTTTAAAAATGGAACCGCTTTCAACGGTAGCCCAATTAGaacgttatttattaaaaatggttgCAAAACAATGGTACGATTACGACCGGGgaacttttcaatttttgaaaaaacttcgagagtcaaaatatcaaaatttcaaacacaaTCATGATTTTGATGAGAATGGATTGATGTATTTCATTGGAACGAATGGAAAAACTTGTTCCGAATGGGTCAATCCCGCTCAATATGGTTTAGTTGTCGTTACAAGTTCCGATGGAAGAAATTTACCATATGGAAGAGTTGAAGATATCTTATCCCGAGATACCTCCGCTTTAAACTGTCACACAAACGATGATAAACGGTCTTGGTTTAGCATCGATTTAGGATTATTCATTATCCCTAGCGCTTACACTTTACGCCACGCTCGAGGATATGGGAGATCGGCGCTTAGAAATTGGTTATTTCAAATGTCACGAGATGGCGTTACATGGACTACTTTATACACACATACGGATGATACAAGCTTAAACGAACCTGGTTCTACGAGTACTTGGCCTATTGAAACAACAGCCGATGAATATCAAGGTTGGAGACATATTCGCATTCAACAATGTGGAAAGAACGCCTCTGGACAAACACATTATCTTAGTTTATCTggttttgaaatttatgggCAAGTTACGAGTGTTTGTGATGATTTGGGTAAAGCCGCAAAAGAAGCTGACGcgattttaaagaaacaaagaaaacttttaaaagcTCAAATGTTAAAACACATCACCGTTGGAGCGAGAGTTGTTCGTGGAATGGATTGGAAATGGCGAGATCAAGATGGGAACCCACCAGGAGAAGGTACAGTCACGGGAGAACTTCATAGCGGTTGGATCGATGTAACTTGGGATCATGGAGGTTCAAATTCGTATCGAATGGGAGCTGAAGGAAAATACGATTTAAAGTTAGCTCCGGGATTCGATACAGATcattgccaaaaatttaaattcaaagaTAAAGCTGATAAACAGTCTGTTCTAACGAGTCGAAAAAGTTCGTCAACGCCTAGTTTACCGGAAGCAACAGACACGAAAGCTTCCGTTGCTTCAACAGAACAAGCAGCCTCCGCTGATAATTTAGCAGCGAAACAAGCAGCTGAAACCATCGCAGAATCTGTCCTCAGCGTAGCTCGTGCAGAAGCGATCGTTGCTGTTACATCTGAATCTCAAGCGGCGAATAATGATTCTGAATTATCAGTTGTTGTGCATCCATTAAGAGATCCTCATCATGATTTATCGGcgataaataattcaatttcaagcgatttAGCAACGATTGTTGAAACATTAACTCTATCAGAAACGAAACCTGCTAACTTTACATATGCGAGGAGGCAACAAAGTTGTACTGAAGACACACCGAATACTTCAGATCAACACAAAGCTAATTTAGTTAGCAGTAATTCTTCTTCGAACTTGAATAAACCAATTCATGCAAGTAGAAGTAAAACAAGTCAAGTTGCCGCCGCTGCGGCTCAATCTTTTGTAGAGGCTTTGGATAAAATCCGAGAAGGATCGgatatttttaggaataatgCCAACAGTTTATTATCAG GAGTCCGGATTTCCGTGACAGGTAACCAGGAGCCGACCGACGAAGACGGttcaaagaaattgaaaaacgaCACGACCGCCGCCCCCACAACGACTACAGCTCGAGCTCAAAGCGTCGACAAAGACGACACTGTAACGAATAATGCTCGCAACAACAGCAGCAACAATTGTCCGATCGTCGTCACGAATCCGATGAGCGTAAGTGTACCTAACCTTACATCGTCCGAAGCCGGAAATCAAATCGAACCTTCATCGGCCGCCGGCCTTCTTGAAACGTTTGCCGCTCTCGCTCGAAGACGCACCTTGGGTAGCGTTTCAACAACAGCAAATCCATCGAATACAACCGGAAATAATACTTCGACGGGCGGAATTACTACTTCGACGattcaaaataatacgaaTTCTAGTATTTATCCGAGAGGGCCTAATTCTGTTTCTAGTTTGGTTCGTTTAGCTTTGAGTAGTAATTTTCCGGGTGGTTTATTGAGTACTGCTCAAAGTTATCCTAGTTTATCATCTAGTAATAATGCTACTAATCAATCTTGTGGTATTCCTACAACTGCCGGAGCTGCTCAAGGATTGAGTCAAGCGTTAACTATGAGTTTAACTTCAACTAGTAGTGATAGTGAACAg gtttccTTAGAAGACTTTTTAGAATCATGCCGAGCTCCAACTCTTCTAGCCGAACTTGACGATGACGAAGATATGGGTGAAGATGACGAGAACGACGACGAAGAAAATGAGGACGATGTCGAATACGAAGAGGTGATGGTCTCGAGGAATTTGCTCTCATTCATGGACGAAGAAGTCTACGAGCCGCGTCCTAGTAAAAGACGTTCTTGGGACGACGAGTACGTTCTTAAAAGACAATTTTCGGCTCTCATCCCAGCGTTTGATCCGAGACCGGGTCGAACTAACGTAAATCAAACGACTGATTTGGAGATTCCACCTCCGGGACAAGAAGAGGGTGGTTCTTCGTCTGACCACGAATTGTTACCGCAACCCAGATTACAATTGGTCTTGCGCGGCCCGAATTTACCCGGAATTCCTGATgttgaaattgaattaaacgAGCCTACTTGGACTATATTTAGGGCTGTGCAAGAATTGGTGCAGTTAACAGAACTTGGTAGTCGACAGGAGAAATTAAGAAGAATTTGGGAGCCAACttatat AATTGTATATAGAGAAGTAAAAGACGATGGAACAACGGAAGACGAAGGTCGTTCAACGCCAGTAGTAACCTTATTTTCGCGTAGTGGAAGTAGTTCGGTAGCAGGAACAACGCTATCACCAAGTACACCCGTCCCAGGAACACCATCAGTTTCAACTTGTACAGTCGAAGACGTCCTTCAACTTTTAAGACATTTATTCGTTATTACAACAACAAAAGAAAACGTTCCTTACCCCGATTTCAATCAAATTCTAGGCGAAGAAAACGTTACCGTTTCTCCCGAAGAATTCACCagcaaaaaaattaccaacaaattattacaacaaattCAAGATCCCCTTGTTTTATCAAGTTCTAGTTTACCGACATGGTGCGAAGAATTAAATCATTCATGTCCATTTTTATTCCCATTCGAAACAAgacaattatattttaattgtacCGCTTTTGGAGCCTCTAGAAGTATAGTTTGGTTACAAACGCAACGTGATGTTACAATTGAACGCCAAAGGACTCCTGGGTTATCACCACGTCGTGATGATCCACACGAATTTCGGGTTGGTAGATTAAAACATGAAAGAGTTAAAGTTCCAAGAGGTGAACAACTATTAGATTGGGCAATGCAAGTGATGAGACTTCATTGTGACCGAAAGTCGATATTAGAAGTTGAATTTCAAGGAGAAGAAGGTACAGGGCTTGGTCCAACTCTTGAATTTTATGCACTCGTTGCTGCTGAATTACAAAGACGTGATTTATGTATGTGGATTtgcgatgatgatgatgaggAATCGTCAGAAGAAGAATCATTAGATGATGACGGTTTTGATTTGGGCGAAGGTTTAAAACCACCAGGGTATTATGTGAGGAGAAATACAGGATTGTTTCCGGCTCCATTACCACAAAATTCCGAAGTATGTGATAAAGcggttaattatttttggtttttgggTGTATTCCTCGCTAAAGTATTACAAGATAGTAGATTGGTTGATTTACcattatcaaaaagttttcttaaattaatgtGTCACGGCGAAATACAAAACACCGTACATGAAAGGATAGGATTTGCTGGATTAAAAAAGTCAAATGATGAAGATATAATGACTTCAAGTTTAATTTCTGAAGAAAGTGAAAAAGAATTAGAATTTGATCCaccaaaaatgatttattccGATGAAAAACGACCTTGGTATTCAGGAATTTTAAATCAAGATGATTTGCACGACATCGATCCAATTCgggcaactttttataaacaaatacaaGAATTAGTTAAACAAAAGCAAAGAATAATGCAAGACCATAACTTAACTGGTGAAGCGAAACAACACCAAATACAAAATTTGTGTCTTAATCATCATTCTTCGGGGGCAGTTTTATTGGAAGATTTGGCTTTAACGTTTAGTTATTCTCCAAGTTCGAATGTATTTGGATTTTCGGCGGTCGAACTTGTTCCGAACGGGGCTGATATTGAAGTTAATATTGAGAATGTCGAGGAGTACGCGGAATTGACGAGCGATTTTACTTTGGATAAAGGAATTGCGAGACAATTAGAAGCATTTTATAAGGGATTTTCAATGGTGTTTCCGATGGAAAAATTGGCCGCTTTTAGTCCGGATGAAATGAGGGTTATGTTGTGTGGTGATCAAAATCCTCAATGGACACGGGAGGATTTGTTAAATTATACGGAACCTAAATTAGGTTATACTAAAGATag tccTGGCTTCTTAAGATTTGTAAATGTACTCTTGGAAATGTCACCCGAAGAACGAAAAGCATTTCTACAATTTACAACCGGTTGTAGTTCATTACCACCGGGTGGTTTAGCTAATTTGTATCCGCGATTGACGGTGGTGAGAAAAGTGGATGCCGGAGAAGGTTCCTATCCTTCAGTAAACACATGCgttcattatttaaaattgccGGATTATCCAACGGAGGAAATTTTGCGACAGAGGTTGCTAGCGGCGACCAAGGAGAAGGGATTccatttgaattaa